A single Diceros bicornis minor isolate mBicDic1 chromosome 7, mDicBic1.mat.cur, whole genome shotgun sequence DNA region contains:
- the RAB30 gene encoding ras-related protein Rab-30: MSMEDYDFLFKIVLIGNAGVGKTCLVRRFTQGLFPPGQGATIGVDFMIKTVEINGEKVKLQIWDTAGQERFRSITQSYYRSANALILTYDITCEESFRCLPEWLREIEQYASNKVITVLVGNKIDLAERREVSQQRAEEFSEAQDMYYLETSAKESDNVEKLFLDLACRLISEARQNTLVNNVSSPLPGEGKSISYLTCCNFN; encoded by the exons ATGAGTATGGAAGATTATGATTTCctgtttaaaattgttttaattggCAATGCCGGTGTGGGGAAGACGTGCCTAGTCCGACGGTTCACTCAG ggtCTTTTCCCCCCAGGTCAAGGAGCCACAATTGGAGTTGATTTTATGATTAAGACAGTGGAGATTAATGGTGAAAAAGTAAAG CTTCAGATCTGGGACACAGCAGGTCAAGAGAGATTTCGATCCATTACCCAGAGTTACTACCGAAGCGCCAATGCCTTGATTCTCACCTATGACATAACTTGTGAGGAATCCTTCCGTTGCCTTCCTGAGTGGCTGCGGGAGATAGAACAATATGCTAGCAACAAGGTCATCACTGTGCTAGTGG GCAACAAGATTGATCTGGCTGAAAGGAGAGAGGTCTCCCAGCAGAGAGCTGAAGAATTCTCAGAAGCTCAGGACATGTATTATCTGGAGACCTCAGCCAAGGAATCCGATAATGTGGAGAAACTCTTCCTTGACTTAGCGTGCCGCCTCATCAGTGAAGCCAGGCAGAACACACTTGTGAACAATGTGTCCTCACCCTTACCTGGAGAAGGGAAAAGCATTAGCTATTTGACTTGTTGTAATTTCAATTAA